GCCGCAACGGCCAGCAATATCGCCAATGCATCGACCTCGGGCACTGTGCCCAATGCTGACCCGTCAGCACCCGCCTCAACCCTTTACACGCCCGTCACTGTCGATTTCTCGTCGCAGGCGGGCGGCGGCGTTTCCGCGCAGGTGCGGCCCGACCCGAATGCATATTCCGTAATATATGACCCGTCATCGGGTTACGCGAATGCAGATGGGTTGGTCGCCGTGCCTGATGTGGATCTGGCGCAGGAAGCGGTGAACCTCCTTGAAACGAAAGCGCTTTATAAAGCGAATCTTTCCGTAATCAAAACGCAGGACGAAATGCTCGGCGACCTGCTGGACACGATTGCGTAAAACCGCGCCCTCCTGAAAAGACTCTTTCTGTAAAGAATGCAGGTTGACTCGAGTGACCTGCACTTTATCAT
This sequence is a window from Alphaproteobacteria bacterium. Protein-coding genes within it:
- a CDS encoding flagellar biosynthesis protein FlgC, translating into MTDALSIALSGLRAQTTRLAATASNIANASTSGTVPNADPSAPASTLYTPVTVDFSSQAGGGVSAQVRPDPNAYSVIYDPSSGYANADGLVAVPDVDLAQEAVNLLETKALYKANLSVIKTQDEMLGDLLDTIA